TATGGATACGCTGCGGGCTGCAATCGTCAACCCAATGTAATCGGCACTTCTGGCCGGAACCTGAAGGGGGATTGAGATGCGCCGCCCGTTCAAGATGCACTGATCCGAGTCAAGGACCTAGGTCGAGATCGTGAAGAGGATAGAAGGTGTGCTGGCCTCATTGGTGCTCGCCCTCGTTACGGCGGGGGGGAGCACGAAGATGCACTAGGCCGACAATCTCCTTTCAAGAAGCGAGCTCTCGTTGCCGATAGACTAGGCACTTGCGGGAAGGGGTGCCTTGTCGAAGTCTGAACGGGGCTACAGTCTGTTAGTCGCCGCTACGGCTTTCGTTGCCGTGGCGGCGTTCGCATGGACGGTGACGTATGCGCCGCAGTCGTCGCTGGCCGTCTCCCTCATCCGTGATGCCCTCATTCTGCTCACGTTGGCGCTGATCGCAGAGCAGATGTCGGTAGAGGTCTCCGATCGAATTACTCTGACGGCTGGCAACCTACCGATTGTGCTCGCCATCATGTTTGTCGGGTGGCCGTTGAGCGTGCTTGTGGCCCTCGCAGCGGGCGCTTGGGGCGCTTGGAGCGAGTCATCGAAGGCCGTCGCGGTTTACAATACAGCGGTCTACGGCTTGTCCGCATTCCTCGCGAGCCTTGCGTTCGCAGCGCTGAGTGGCGCTTGGGGAATCGCGCTGGATGAGGTCACAGTCCAACTCCTGATTGGAGGGGCTGTGGCCAGCGCCGTCTTCGAGTTCAGCAACACAGTGCTCGTCAGTGTCGGTGTCCGGCTCAAGTATGGGCGCAGTGTCCGCGCCTTCTGGCGTCACGAGGCCGGTCCATTCCTGCGTTCGTTGGTCATCCTGACACTTGTGGCTCTCGTCGTGGCGGCCGTGTATGCCATCGCGGGGGTCCTCGCCGTTGGTCTGCTCTTCATTCCGCTTTTCGCCAGCCAGTACATGTTCAAGCTCCTTGTGCGCGAGAAGCAGCATGTCACGAGGCAGAAGGAGTTGAGCGACCAGTACCTCGAGATGAACATCGGCTTGGCCGCGGCCATGGTCGTCCTCTTGGACAGCAAGGACGAGTACACGGCTCAGCACTCGGCGGCGGTCGCGATGTACTGCCGGGACATGGCCGCAGGTCTGGGCCTTCCCGAAGAGGAAGCAGAGGCGCTCCATCTTGCGGGCCTGCTCCACGATCTCGGCAAGGTCGGGACACCTGACGCCGTGCTCCGCAAGACCGCCAAACTGAACGATGACGACTGGGACTACCTGCGCCAGCACCCCGAGAAGGGGGCCGAGGTGCTGTCCCATCTGGCGAACTACCAGGACGTCGCCGACATCGTGCGCTACCACCACGAGCGTCTCGACGGCAGCGGCTACCCACGCGGCGTGACGTCCGAGCAGATCCCCGAGCTGAGCAAGATCCTCGCCGTGGCGGACTCCTACCACGCCATGACCTCAGACAGGCCCTACCGTGACGCCATGAGCTCCTTCGAGGCCATGAACGAGCTGCGGCGCATCGGCGGCGTCACGCTCGACCGGCGTTACGTTGAGCTCCTCGCGCAGATCCTGCGCGACAAGGACCTCGCCTACCGCGACGGCAGTTCGACCGACTTCATGGTCGAGTACGAACGCGGCCGCATCAACCTGCGGATGCGCGGCCGCGCGCTCGCCGACATCACCGGTCTCGGCGAAGCCCGGGAAGACCCAGCGGCGAGCTGACCAGAGCGCCGGCAAGACCGGCGGCAAGCAGCGCCTTCACCACGTCCAGCGGCACGAACTGCAGGACGCCCGTTACCAGGACACCCCAGACGCTCGTGATCTCTAGGTGCATCGCCAGCCACGTCGCGCCTAGTGCGTACACCGGGATGAGGCCGACCAGACCGGCGACGGCGAACTGCGCGAAGGACGGCGGCCCGTGATACGCGATGATCCCGGCGACCCACGCCGCGAGCACGAAGCCCGCGAGGTAGCCGCCGGTCGGCCCGATCAGCACGCCGATCCCCGCCTGACCCCCCGCGTACACCGGGGCCACCAAGCCGAGCGTGAGGTAGACGAGGACGCTGA
This Verrucomicrobiota bacterium DNA region includes the following protein-coding sequences:
- a CDS encoding HD-GYP domain-containing protein, coding for MSKSERGYSLLVAATAFVAVAAFAWTVTYAPQSSLAVSLIRDALILLTLALIAEQMSVEVSDRITLTAGNLPIVLAIMFVGWPLSVLVALAAGAWGAWSESSKAVAVYNTAVYGLSAFLASLAFAALSGAWGIALDEVTVQLLIGGAVASAVFEFSNTVLVSVGVRLKYGRSVRAFWRHEAGPFLRSLVILTLVALVVAAVYAIAGVLAVGLLFIPLFASQYMFKLLVREKQHVTRQKELSDQYLEMNIGLAAAMVVLLDSKDEYTAQHSAAVAMYCRDMAAGLGLPEEEAEALHLAGLLHDLGKVGTPDAVLRKTAKLNDDDWDYLRQHPEKGAEVLSHLANYQDVADIVRYHHERLDGSGYPRGVTSEQIPELSKILAVADSYHAMTSDRPYRDAMSSFEAMNELRRIGGVTLDRRYVELLAQILRDKDLAYRDGSSTDFMVEYERGRINLRMRGRALADITGLGEAREDPAAS
- a CDS encoding biotin transporter BioY, giving the protein MALFAAMIGLGALVTIPFVGPVPFTLQPLIVLLTGMVLGPRLGPVSVLVYLTLGLVAPVYAGGQAGIGVLIGPTGGYLAGFVLAAWVAGIIAYHGPPSFAQFAVAGLVGLIPVYALGATWLAMHLEITSVWGVLVTGVLQFVPLDVVKALLAAGLAGALVSSPLGLPGLRRDR